From a region of the Triticum aestivum cultivar Chinese Spring chromosome 7D, IWGSC CS RefSeq v2.1, whole genome shotgun sequence genome:
- the LOC123167726 gene encoding uncharacterized protein: protein MDDLKAILARPIQVAEQVIKWAEEAQTCRQECLELKNKVERLASLLRQAARADLYERPARRILDDTGKALDKAAALLDRCRAHGIVHRVFTIIPAGSFKRTSNQLDNSLGDLSWILRVSNYANAGDDLDDHIGLPPIAQNEPILFLIWEQIAVLYTGTFDARADAAASVVSLARDNDRYGRLIIEEDGVPPLLRLIKEGRPEGQENAALAIGLLGRDPECVELMVLAGVCTAFSKILKDAPMKVQGMVAWAVSELATNHPKCQDAFMQSNVIRLLVSHLAFETVQEHSKYAVASRMSLHSVVMDKKGSGKYSSHQDTFDAAEHTAANSLSAKPTVGGGSAAGGNAAAAAAAATGGTSSSGVTGAAAASIGSVAGTKQHNVSLSGTSTRGKEYEDEETKAYMKSNAARALCQLATGNAAVCKNITESRALLCFSILLEKGAPDVQYNSALALMEICRVAEQNADLRRSAFKPTSPAARAVVDQLLRVVTKAEYDDLLIPCITSLGCLSRTFRATETRIIGPLVNLLDEREADVSREAAVALTKFACTDNYLHVDHSKAIINASGAKHLVQLVYFGEQMVQVAALLLVCYIAHNVPDSEDLAQAEILTVLEWASKQEQDKLIESLLPEAKIRMELYQSRGAKGYH, encoded by the coding sequence ATGGATGACCTGAAGGCGATCTTGGCGCGGCCGATCCAGGTCGCGGAGCAGGTGATCAAGTGGGCGGAGGAGGCGCAGACGTGCCGGCAGGAGTGCCTGGAGCTCAAGAACAAGGTCGAGcgcctcgcctccctcctccgccAGGCCGCGCGCGCCGACCTCTACGAGCGTCCCGCCCGCCGCATCCTCGACGACACCGGCAAGGCGCTCGACAAGGCCGCCGCCCTTCTCGACCGTTGCCGCGCTCACGGCATCGTCCACCGCGTCTTCACCATCATCCCCGCCGGCTCCTTCAAGAGGACGTCCAACCAGCTCGACAACTCCCTCGGCGACCTCTCTTGGATTCTCCGCGTGTCCAACTACGCTAACGCCGGCGATGACCTGGATGACCACATTGGCTTGCCCCCTATCGCCCAGAACGAGCCCATCCTCTTCCTCATCTGGGAGCAGATCGCCGTGCTCTACACCGGCACATTCGACGCCCGCGCTGACGCCGCGGCTAGCGTCGTCTCTCTCGCGCGCGACAATGACCGCTACGGCAGGCTCATCATCGAAGAGGACGGCGTCCCGCCTCTGCTGCGCCTCATAAAGGAGGGCCGCCCTGAGGGCCAGGAGAACGCCGCGCTCGCCATCGGCCTCCTCGGCCGCGACCCGGAGTGCGTCGAGCTCATGGTGCTCGCCGGCGTCTGCACCGCCTTCTCCAAGATTCTCAAGGACGCGCCCATGAAGGTGCAGGGAATGGTGGCGTGGGCCGTGTCCGAGCTCGCCACCAACCACCCCAAATGCCAGGACGCGTTCATGCAGAGCAACGTGATCCGCCTGCTCGTGTCCCACCTCGCCTTCGAGACGGTGCAGGAGCACTCCAAGTACGCCGTCGCGTCCAGGATGAGCCTACACTCCGTTGTCATGGACAAGAAGGGCAGCGGCAAATACTCGTCCCATCAGGACACATTTGATGCGGCGGAGCACACCGCGGCCAacagcttgtcggcgaagcccacAGTCGGTGGTGGCTCCGCTGCCGGTGGtaacgccgctgccgccgccgccgccgccactggtgGCACCAGCTCAAGTGGCGTCACGGGAGCTGCGGCTGCGAGCATTGGCAGCGTTGCGGGGACGAAGCAGCACAATGTGTCCTTGTCGGGGACGAGCACGCGAGGGAAAGAATACGAGGACGAAGAGACCAAAGCCTACATGAAATCCAACGCAGCGAGAGCGCTGTGCCAGTTAGCCACGGGCAATGCCGCCGTGTGCAAGAACATCACGGAGTCCAGGGCGCTGCTCTGTTTCTCCATCCTCCTGGAGAAAGGCGCCCCAGACGTGCAGTACAACTCGGCCCTGGCGCTCATGGAGATCTGCCGTGTGGCGGAGCAGAACGCGGACCTCCGGCGGTCGGCGTTCAAGCCGACGTCCCCCGCGGCGCGCGCCGTGGTGGACCAGCTCCTCCGCGTGGTCACCAAGGCGGAGTACGACGATCTCCTGATCCCCTGCATCACGTCGCTGGGCTGCCTGTCGAGAACCTTCCGGGCGACGGAGACCCGGATCATCGGGCCGCTGGTGAACCTCCTGGACGAGCGGGAAGCCGACGTGTCCCGGGAGGCGGCCGTGGCGCTGACCAAATTCGCCTGCACGGATAACTACCTCCACGTGGACCACTCCAAGGCCATCATCAACGCCAGCGGCGCCAAGCACCTGGTCCAGCTGGTGTACTTCGGGGAGCAGATGGTGCAGGTGGCGGCGCTCCTCCTGGTGTGCTACATCGCGCACAACGTCCCCGACAGCGAGGACCTCGCGCAGGCGGAGATCCTCACCGTGCTGGAGTGGGCGTCCAAGCAGGAGCAGGACAAGTTGATCGAAAGCTTGTTGCCGGAGGCCAAGATCAGGATGGAGCTCTACCAATCCAGAGGGGCAAAAGGTTACCATTAA